Sequence from the Lentilitoribacter sp. Alg239-R112 genome:
ATGGAACGCATAACATTCAGGCGTCGATCATTATTATGTTCATCTGAAAGGCCGATGGCTTCCATAAGTCCATCAAGAATCTTGCGGTTGTTTACACGAATTACATACTGCCCGCGCTTAATTCCAAGTGCTTCCATCGTATCAGCCATCATCATGCACATTTCGGCATCGGCTTGCACGCCCGGTGCACCGACGATATCGGCATCGAACTGCATGAATTGTCTAAAGCGGCCCGGCCCGGGTTTTTCATTGCGAAAAACCCAACCTGAACGATAGGTACGATATGGCAGTTGGATTTCGTTGAAATTTTCAGCGACATGGCGAGCTAGCGGCGCGGTTAGGTCATAGCGCAGGCTCATCCATTGATCATCATCATCTTGCAGAGAGAAAACACCGGCATTAGGACGATCTGTATCTGGCAAAAACTTACCCAGCGCATCGGTATATTCAAACATTGGCGTTTCGACAGGTTCAAAACCAAAACGCTCATAAACTGTTTTGATTTTACCAAGCATCTCTTCGGTTGCTCTGATGTCAAACGGTGTACGATCAGGAAAACCACGCGGCAAACGTGCCCTTAATTTCGGTGCTTTCTTATTCTTTTTAGCCATAGGAAACTCTGCTGGAAATCTCAGATAATTGTAATTCGCCGCTTCGTACCGCATCCTGCCCGATGCAGCAAGCTTTGTTGTTGATTTTTGAACCCTTGAAATTGCTCAATATTAGCCCGTTGGACGCTTAAAATTACGCCTGGCTTCCTCGATTATTGCGCGATGATGGCACCCTTCAACGTGATCATTGACGATGCCCATGGCTTGCATAAAGGCATAAGCTGTTGTGGGGCCAACAAAGCTCCACCCTCTTTTCTTAAGGTCTTTTGAAATTGTAGTTGATCGCTCGGTCTTACCTAGCGTTCGAAGCGTTGCATAATCACATTTATCAGGTCGTTCGCTCTCATCTGGTTCCTGCGCCCAAAAATAATGCCCGAGTGAACCAAACTCTTTTTGCATCTCAAGTGCACGATTTGCATTATTGACCGCTGATTTGATTTTGCCCCGATGACGGATAATACCAGCATCGAGAACGAGGCGTTCAATGTCGTCTTGTGTAAAGGCTGCTACCTTTTCAATTTCAAAATTGCAGAATGCTTTCCTGAAATTTTCGCGTTTCCGCAGAATTGTGAGCCATGAAAGGCCAGACTGAAACCCTTCAAGACAAAGTTTCTCAAACAAGCGTTCATCATCATCAACAGGAACTCCCCACTCATTGTCATGATATTCAATATAATCGGGCAAGTCAGACGGCCACCAACAACGTGTTATTCCATCTTCGCCTTTAATTAATCCTTCGTCAGGTGTATCATCAGACATCACTCGATCCTCGCAAATTCAAATCATTTAAGCTTCATTAACTTTGTTTCTAAAGCTTCTGATAACCCTGACAAAGAGTTTATTTAAAATTCGATCAATTATCTTCATTGATTCATAATTTGGTATCCAAGCTAAGCGACAATTTCATTATATAGTAGAGTTATTTTATTTAACGCCTAGTAGTGAGTACGTTCAATGAAGTTTTCCCGAATTGGTTTGCTGATAGCAGCAACTGCGATTTTTGCTTCGCCAACAATGGCTAATGATCGCTATCGCACAAAACCACCTGTTACAGTGAGCCCAAGCTTAGAATCCACTTGGGTATTACAATTAAATGGTGGCCAAGTTAGAAGTCGCTCTGTCCAACGAGTACAAAGACGACAGAAGCAGCGTGTTGTTCGACGTTCATTGACTACAGGAGAACAACGAAGTGGCGTCGTCATCCGTCAGGCTGCTGTTGCACCTGCTGCCAAAAAGAAAGCGGTCAAGCCGCAACTCAGCGCTCAGTTCTTACCTCAATTGGTGAATTACGAGAGTGATAAGAAGGTTGGATCGATCGTTATCGATACCCAAACAAAACATCTGTATCTCATTCTTGGAGATGGCAAGGCACGCCGCTATGGCGTTGGTGTCGGCAAGCAAGGGTTTGAATGGACAGGTAGTGAAAAAATTACACGCAAAGGCGAATGGCCATCCTGGCGACCACCAGCTGAAATGATTGCGCGAGAGAAGAAAAAGGGGCGCATTCTTCCAACCCATATGGAGGGTGGACCACAAAACCCACTTGGTGCACGTGCGCTTTATCTGGGTTCAACGCTTTACCGTATCCACGGAACAAACCAACCTTGGACAATTGGACAAGCGGTATCTTCTGGCTGTATCCGCATGCGTAACCAAGACGTCGTTGATCTTTACGAACGCGTGAAGGTTGGTGCTAGAGTAACTGTTATATAAAGCTTGCCTATCATTTGAGCAAATAGGCAAATTTCAATCCTTTTGGAGCGCCGAAGTACATTCGGCGCTTTTTTCTTGCCGAAATTGATATGAAAGTCGATCAATTTTTCCAAAAATCTTACCTTCCCTTCTTGCACTTAGAGAAAACAATGCTAGTTTCTGATAAATCCAAATCAGGGGAGCTGAGGGCCATGGGTTACTCAAGAAAATTTTACGTTGCAGTAAGCTTTGTACTTGCAATGGTATTTGCAACACCACATACATTCGCTTTTACATATGACACAGGCCGAATTTTGGGTCTCGAAAACAGTACTGATGTTGTTCAAGTCGCTGTTAAAAAGAAGATGAACCCAAAGTTCCGTCGTCGCAATGTTCGCATAGAGACAAGCCAAAAACCTGGCACGATCATCATCGATAGCAATACAAAGTATCTGTATTACATTACAGGGAAAAACAAAGCTATTCGTTATGGTGTTGGCGTGGGCCGCGATGGCTTTGGTTGGGGCGGCACTGTCAAAATTGGTCGTAAAGCTGAATGGCCATCATGGACACCACCAAAAACAATGATCCGCCGCGAAGCAGCTAAAGGCCGCAAAATTCCTTCATATATGAAGGGTGGCATTAACAACCCATTGGGTGCCCGCGCAATGTACCTCTACCGTGGTGGCCGCGATACAATCTTTAGAATCCACGGTACAAACCAGCCCTGGACAATCGGACACAACATGTCCTCTGGCTGCATCCGCATGGTCAACAAGGATGTTGAGCACCTTTATAAGCGTGCGAAAATCGGTACAAAAGTTATTGTGATTAAAGACGGTGCATCAAGCGCTAAATATTACAAACCTAAAAAGGGTTTCTTCGGCGCATAAGCTACATTGAAACTTAAGAATACAAAACCCGATCAATATTAAGTTGTTCGGGTTTTTTGTTATCCAGTTTTCAGCTTGGTCTATTTAAGCTCTTTTGGTTTGTTTCCACCATAAACCCAATTTAACAATTCAACCGTATGAATGATCGGGACATCTGTTCCAGATGCAATTTGTGTGATGCAGCCAATATTACCTGCGGCAATGATATCTGGTTTGGTCGACATAATATTGTTGACCTTCCGCTCTTTGAGCTTATCAGCAATTTCACTCTGCAAAATATTATATGTTCCTGCCGAACCACAACATAGATGTCCCTCTGGCGGGTCTTTAACGATAAATCCAGCCTTTTTAAGCAACGTCTTCGGATGGGTTGTAATTTTCTGGCCATGCTGCATTGAACAGGCTGAATGGTATGTAACCGTTAGCGGTTCGTCTATCTTTGATTCAGGTAACTCCATTTCAACAAGGAATTCGGTAATGTCTTTTGCGAGTGTTGAGACCTTTGCGGCCTTATCTGCATAGGATGTATCTTCGCGCAGCATATGGCCATAATCTTTTATGGTTGTGCCGCACCCCGAAGCGGTTATGATGATCGCATCAAGACCGCCATTCTCAACTTCGCGCATCCAGACATCGACATTGTTTTTGGCCGATTGTAATGCTGCCTCCTCCCGCCCCATATGATGAGTAAGCGAACCACAACACGTTTCGCCTTTTGGAATGACAACCTCAACACCAATGCGCGTGAGAAGCTCTATTGTTGCCGCATTAATACTGGGACTAAGAACCGGCTGTGCGCAACCAGATAAAATGGCGACCCGCGCCTTTTTAACACCCGTGTTTTTACGAGTGCCAGGTTCAGAGGATCGTTGATCACTTGAGATAGAAGGTGGTGCAAGGTCTAGCATGGCGCCAAGCGGCTTCAATGGCTTTATAGCTCTAAACAGCGTTGCAAAAGGTCTCCCAAGTTGCGCGAAACGCAGAGCCAGACGGAAACGTTTTGGGTATGGCAAGATATTAACCAACAACGCCCTAATCATTCGATCTGCAAAGGGTCTGTCATAGGTTTTCTCGATATATGCACGCGCATTATCGATCAGGTGCATATAATTCACACCCGATGGACATGTGGTCATGCAGGCAAGACAGGAAAGGCATCTATCTAGATGTGTCACGGTTTTTTCGTCTGCTGGGCGATCATTTTCCAACATATCTTTGATGAGATAAATTCTACCGCGAGGACTATCAAGTTCATTTCCAAGTGTGACGTATGTTGGACAAGTAGCTGTGCAAAATCCACAATGAACACATTTGCGTAAGATCTTTTCAGATTCAGCGACATTTGAATCTGCAAGCTGGGCAAGGGAAAAATCTGTTCTCATTTATTTAACTCGCAGCTTTTTGAGACGTATCATGCTCGCGGTACATACGCCCTGGATTTAGAATATTATTTGGATCAAATTGATGCTTAATACGTTCCGACAATGTAGCAACAGCTGCGTTCTGAGGTTCGAATATGTCGACGGGTTCATCGAGTTCTGCACTCTTTTTAAGGAGTGTTGCGTATCCACTGCCCACTTTTTGTACAGCTTGTCTTACAGCGCTGACATTTCCAACGGTATTGTCTGCAATCCAAACCAGACCACCCTGCCAGTCGTAAAATGCATCTATATCTGACATATTACTTAACTCAGCGACGACCTTATACCCATCACTTGGCGCAACAGATACTTTCCAAATCGAGGCCTTGGCCCGTTCATGAAATGGCTTAACGTTCGACATCTCCGTCCAAAGTGCCGCGGAATTTGATGTGTCAAGGAACGATATATCACCATATTTGTGCATAATGGCTTGTAACTTTTCTTTCCGTACTTTGACTGATAGCTCCAATCCTTCGAGACGCAACATGGTCATGGATTTTCCTGAGAACTTGCCATCTAGAACTGTATTCGACAATGACTGAGGAAGATGGGCAGCGGCTGATACTTCCACAGATTGCGCCATTGCTAATGCCATAGCTTCTGTCGCTTCACGATCACCTAAACCGTGAATTATGATTGTTGTGGCCACTTCCTGCTTTGGCAGCACCTTAAATGTGACATCACGCATAATACCTAAAGTTCCCCATGACCCTGCCAAAAACTTAACCAGATCCAGACCAGTAACGTTTTTCATCACCTTGCCACCAGTTTTGATTAACTGACCTTTTCCATTAACGAAATTTATGCCCAGCAAACCGTCTCGTGCTGCACCTGCAACCAGGCGGCGCGAACCGGACAGGTTTGCAGCGAAAATGCCACCCATAGTTTGGTTGCCTGTTGTTCCCAAAAGAATGGAATAATCTGCAGGTTCAAATGCTAGCATCTGATTGTTCTCATCCAATGCAGCCTTCACCAGATCTAAAGATGTTCCCGCATTTGCCGACATCACCAGTTCAGATGCTGTATATTCCACAATGCCAGATAGCTGGGACAGCTCTAGCTGGATATCAGACGCAACATTATAACCAATGGGCCTCTTAGTTCCTGCGCCTCTGATCTCAATTGCCTCAACATCTCTGTAAGCTTGAGCAACGACCTCAACCAATTCTTCCGATGATGTTGGTGCGACTATATTTTGCATGGTCATTCCCCTCCCCTTACGTCGAGTGGAAACACTTTTGAGGGATTGAATATCCATTTCGGATCAAAAGCTGCACGCACATTCATCTGTTGATCAAGATCAGCTTGGCTATATTGATGTGTCATCAAATCCCGTTTTTCGATCCCAACACCATGCTCTCCAGTTAGGCAACCACCAGCATCCACACAAAGCTTGAGAATATCCATACCTGCTTGCTCAGCCTTTATGCTCTCTTCAGGATCATTCATGTTAAACAGAATAAGAGGGTGCATATTGCCATCGCCTGCATGGAAAACATTCGCAACACGCAGACCATATTTCTTTACGATCTCAGCTGTCTGTTCCAGCACATAAGATAATTGACCAAGCGGTACCGTTCCATCCATGCACATGTAATCCGCAATTCGGCCTGTTGCACCAAAGGCAGATTTTCGCCCTTTCCAGATCAATGCAGCTTCAAAAGCAGATTGACTTTCTTTAACCGTTTTAACGTTGTGTTGTTTGGCAATTTCAATGATTTTATCAAGCATATCCTGCATTTCGGCATCTGACCCCTCAACTTCGACAATTAGGAGAGCTTCAACATCGAGAGGATACCCCGCACCTGCAAATGCCTCACAAATTTCAATTGCTAGCTTATCCATATATTCGATTGCGACAGGAATGATACCGGCGCCAATAACATCACGAACACAACTGCCAGCATCGTCAGCAGTATCAAACCCGAACAAAACCGGTCTCGCGCCAGCAGGTTTTGCAAGCAATCTAACCGTTGCTTCTGTTATAATTCCCAACTGACCTTCCGAACCGCAGATGATGCCTAATAGATCATAACCGGACGCATCCAATGCCTTACCGCCCAGCTCTACGATCGTTCCGTCGAACAGCACCATTTTTATGCCGAGCAAGTTGTTTGTCGTCACACCATATTTTAGGCAATGGGCACCACCAGAATTCATGGCGATGTTGCCGCCTATTGTGCAAGCAAGTTGAGAGCTGGGGTCAGGTGCATAGAAAAAACCATCCGCATCAGTCGCTTGCGAAATTGAAATATTTGTAACACCCGCCTGTACAATGGCACATCTGTTATCAAGGTCGATTTCCAAGATTCTGTTCATCTTTGAAAGACCAATTACAACTGCATCTTCCTGGGGTATCGCACCGCCTGCAAGAGATGTTCCTGCACCACGTGGGACAATGGGAACACTCTGATCATGACAATATTTAATAAGAGCCGCAACCTGTTCAGTTGTTTCCGGCAAAACCACTGCCAACGGCAAGCGGCGATAGGCGATAAAAGCATCCGTCTCAAAGGGGACAAGTTCACGTTCATCTGTAATCAAGCAATCAACTGGCACAAGGTTAGCTAAACCATTTATAATCTGACCTCTGCGAGACATGATTTCAGCATCAGGCTCCAGAAATTTTATAATCTCAGTCATGGGCACCTCATTTATTGGTAAAAAATGTTTACCACATGATTTTGCAATTAGCAATCTCAACACATTTGTGCATATTATGAAAAAATAAATGATCCATATTGCAAATTTTGACGTAAAAAACTCAAAGTCTATAATTTCGCTCGCAACAGGGAATCGATCATGAACAATCTTGGTGATTTAGAAGTTTTTGCTCGCATGGTCTCTGCTGGCTCGATGTCCGCCGCCGGCCGTGAACTGGGTCTATCTCCTGCGGTTGTGTCAAAACGCTTAAGACGGTTAGAGGATCGCCTGGGTACCCGCCTTATGAACAGGACTACGCGACAGATTTCTCTTACCGAGGCTGGGCAAGGTTTTTATGAACGCGTACTGGCAATACTTGCCGGACTAGAAGATGCTGAAGCATTTGTAAGTAGACGATCGAATACAGCGAAGGGGACGTTGAAAATTTCAGCCCCGACATCTTTTGGCCGCATGCATATTGCACCTCATCTGAAAGCATTTTTTGAGCAAAATAGCGACATCCAGATAAATCTGAATCTTCATGATGACATGACCGATATCGTCGGGGAAGGCTACGATTTAGCCATCCGCATTGCAGAATTAAAGGATTCAAGCCTTGTAGCAAAGAAACTTGCGCCAGTCCGACGAATTTTGTGCGCAACACCAGAATACCTCAAAGACAACGGCACACCATCAAACCTTGCCGACCTTGAACACCACACATGTATTTCAAATCACAATAGCGATACATGGAAACTCGAGAATGAAGAAGAGATTTTTCATTTCCGCCCATCTGGCCCTATTCAAACAAACTCAAGCGAAGTTGTACGCGAAGCCGTTCTATCAGGCGCTGGCATAGCCCTTCGCTCTACATGGGATATCGGGGAAAGCCTAAATTCAGGCCAGCTTGAACAAGTCCTGCCTCAATTTGAAAGCTCGCGCCTTGTTGCTATTCACGCAATTTATGCCAGCAAAACTTTTCTCCCGTTGAAAGTGCGTTTATTTATAGACTATCTTGCTAACCTTTATGGCAACATACCCTATTGGGATAGAAATTTAGTGCAGGATGATCCCGATCAAATATCGCAATTTCGGTCTCATGCATAAATTCCTATAAAATTTCCGATTTATCTTTTTGGATAAATTAATTGACCAAAATGAAATGACTTGCTAACTTATCCACTAGGTTAGGGTCATGACAAAGAACATTTTCTCTCAAATATCACAGCACAAAACAGCTGATCAAGCGGCAGAGCACATTGAAGAGCTCATCCTAGAAGGAATTTTGCGGTTCGGCGACAAATTGCCTGCTGAAAGAGATCTTGCCGAGCAATTGGATATTTCAAGACCCGTACTACGGCATGCGATTAAAGATCTTGAAGCACGGGAGCTTTTATATACAAAGCCGGGTGGCGGAACATATGTTGCAGATACCACTGGGCAGGTTTTTTCAGAACCGGTGATAGAGCTTATTGGTCGGCACCCGAAAGCGACAAATGATTATCTAGAGTACCGTAAGTCAATGGAGGGCATGTCAGCAGAACTTGCTGCAAAACGGGCCACACCTTCTGATAAAAAGCTATTAGCCGGACTGGCAGATGCTATGCGGGCAGCACATCAAGACGAGAATGCCGAACAGGAAGCAAGCCTAGACATCGAACTTCACAACGCTATTGGCGAATGCGCACACAATGTAATTTTGCTTCATAGCCTTCGTTCTTGCTATCGACTGCTTTCAGGTGGTGTAATTTTTAATCGTGAGATAGTGCATAAAATTAAAGGTGCCCGTGAGAAGCTGTTCAACCAGCATATTGCGATCATCGATGCGATTAACACCAATGACCCTGTTCTTGCTCGTGCGGCGGCAGAAACTCACCTTGACTTTATAATCACCAGCTTCAACGAAGCGAACCAACTTAGCGAAAGAGAATACATCTCTGAACTACGGCTAAAACAACGATCAAATTAATCTACAGAATACTTCAATTTTGATATCAACCCGTTTAAGACTAAGGCAAATCCGTTTATGGAAACTACTGATAAAAACAAACCAAAAGTCGGATTATTTGTGACTTGCTTGGTCGATTTATTCCGACCAAGTGTAGGCTTTTCAGCAGTCGAACTTATTGAAAAATCTGGCTGTGAAATAGATGTACCGATGGCACAAACATGCTGTGGGCAACCGGCCTATAATAGCGGTGATAAAGCTAGCACTCGAGAGATTGCGATTCAAGTTCTCGAACTATTTGAAGATTACGACTATGTGGTTGCGCCTTCAGGATCTTGCGCAGCAATGATCAAAAAACACTATATCGAACTATTTGAAAAAGGTGACCCGCTCTATATAAGAATGAGTGCGCTAGCTGATAAAACCTACGAACTTATAAGCTTTTTGACCGATATTATGTTTGTAACCCAAACAATTGATGCGCTCGACAAAACAGTTACATATCACGATTCATGTTCTGGCCTTCGGGAACTAGGCATTGAAAAACAACCACGAAAACTACTTTCTGGCATCAAGGATTTGAACGTTGAAGAAATGAAAGATAGTGACGTATGTTGCGGATTTGGCGGCACGTTTTGTGTAAAATATTCCGATATTTCCAATGCGATCGTCGAGAAAAAAACGCAATCAATTAAAAATACCGAGGCCGACATGTTGCTCGCGGGCGATATGGGGTGCCTGATGAATATGGCTGGGAAACTCAAACGCGAAGGTTCTGATATTGAGGTTCGGCACGTTGCAGAAGTCCTTGCTGGAAAGCTCGACACTAAACCCATTTCAGGAAATTGAGATATCACATGGAACTCACATCTCACAATTTGAAACAAAACTCGCAAGATGCGCTCAAAGATGCGCAATTGCAGCGCGCGCTTAGCAACGTTCCCAAAGGCTTCATTCAAAAACGTATTAAAGCTACGGATGCATTGCCTGAATTTGAAAGCCTTCGTGACAAAGGGGTTGAGATCAAGAAGCATACTCTGGCACACCTGGATTTATATTTGGAAGCCTATGAGAAAAAGGTAATCGAAAATGGAGGTCATGTTCACTGGGCAAAGACGGCAGAAGACGCGCGAAGAATAGCGCTTGAAATTTGCCAGAAACACAATGCTAAAACGGTGACTAAAGGTAAATCCATGATTACCGAAGAGGTTGAGCTTAACGAGCACCTTTTAGAACATGGAATTGAACCGGTTGAGACCGATCTTGGCGAGTACATCATTCAACTGCGGAATGAAAAACCAAGTCACATCATTGCACCTGCGATCCATGTCAATCAAAGTCAGGTGGAAGAAGATTTCAGACGCGAACATACTCACCTTGACCCCGAACGCGACATGTCAGAGCCGGAATCTCTTCTTGCGGAAGCACGTGAAGTCCTAAGGCAGCGCTATTTTGATGCAGATATTGGATTTACAGGTGCTAATTTTTTAATCGCAGAAACCGGTTCTTCAGTCATCGTGACGAATGAGGGGAATGGTGATCTTACACAGACACTTGGCAAAGTTCATGTGGTCATGGCTTCCATTGAAAAAGTTGTTCCGACGCTTGAAGATTGCAGCCAGATCTTGCGTATTCTTGCCCGTTCTGCAACAGGGCAGGACATGTCAGTTTACACGACACTTTCTACAGGTCCAAAACGGGAGGATGATCTTGATGGTCCAGAAGAATATCACGTTATACTTCTTGATAATGGCCGCACTGATATGCTTGGAACTGAGTTTGAAGATATGCTTCGTTGCATTAGATGCGGCGCTTGCCTAAATCATTGCCCTGTATATCACGCAATTGGCGGGCATGCCTATGGATCGATTTACCCGGGACCCATGGGGTCTGTTCTAACACCATCGTTGGAAGGTGTGGAAAAGGGTGGAACGCTACCCAATGCATCAACCTTTTGTGGACGATGCGAAGCTATTTGCCCTATGCGTATTCCTCTCCCAAAAATGATGCGGCATTGGCGTGAAAAAGAATTTGAAAATCATCTCCAAACCAAAACCGCGCGATATGGACTTTCGGTTTGGGCATATCTCGTTAAGCGACCAAAGATTTATCGAACGCTTATGTCATTTGCGATGCCTATTCTTTCGCTGTTTGGAGGTTCCAAACAGCGTATAACTAGCATGCCAATGTTGGGAGCGTGGACCCGCCACAGAGAGTTTCCTGCACCAGAAGGACGAACCTTTATGCAAGATTGGAACCAGCGCGAAGCGTTAAAGCAGAGTGCAAGCTCATGAATGATATTCGCGATAGCATCTTGGGTAGTCTCCGTACGACACTTGCCCAAAGGGCAAGCATCGAAACACGCAAAACGATGATGGAAAACAGGCTTAAGAATAAACCATCGGGTATCATTCCCAAAAGAGGTCAGTTGAAGGCTGAGGAGCGTATTGAACTATTTGTCAAAATGGCAAGTGATGCGCAAACCGTTGTTACGCGCGTTGCTAAATATACCGATATTCCAAAGGATGTTGTAACTTATCTTCGTGCGCATAATCTTCCCTTCTCGGTCTGCTCTGGACATGATAAACGGCTTGCAAAGGCAAAATGGGCAAGTGAGCCAAATTTGGAAGTTGAAAAGCGAGCTAGCGATGGCGGTGATTTGGTCGGAATTAGCCATGCGACATCTGCCATTGCAGAAAGTGGAACCCTGCTTCTGACGTCTGGCAAAGACAATCCAACAACCATCAACTTCCTTGCCGATCATCATATAGTGATCTTAAATGCCAAGGACATCAAAGGTGATTTGGAATCTGCACTTGGTAAGCTTAAGAAAAATGCTGATGGAAGTACCGAAATGCCACGCGCCATTAACCTAATTACTGGTCCCTCACGTTCTGGAGATATTGAGCAGAAATTACTACTAGGTGCCCATGGACCAAGAGCCCTCAAAATCGTAATCGTTGGGTAGTACCTAACTACAGCTTAGTTCAATTTAAGCCCTTCTTCTCGAAGCCTTGCGGTTGCCAGAACTGAACTCAGTACGATTTTTTGAAAGCATAGCAATAACGCCAAATGCGGGTATAGGTTTGCAAAATGCGAACCCTTGAAGGAGGTCACACCCCATATCTGCCAGAATATCTGCGTGCTTTAAACTCTCAACACCTTCTGCCACAACGGCAACTTTAAAAGGGCGACTAAGTTGAATAATACTCTTAACCAAGTTCCGTTGATCTTCGCTCTCAACAATCGGGAAGATAAACTCCCTATCGATTTTCAAGCGTTTTGGCTTCAAATATTGAAGAGATAAAATCGATGCATGCCCGGTTCCAAAATCATCAATCTCAATATCAAATCCAAGTTCCTTAAGTGCTTCAACATTCTCAATAATCTGCGTTGAATCTCTATTGATGTCTACCGTCTCGGTAATTTCAAAACTTAAGCTCCCGCGAGGAATTTTCAGCTTTTTAATCGAGCTAATAAAATTTGGATTGCCAATAGAACTAACATTTAAATTGATCGCGACACTTTTAACGGGGCAGTTCTTGTCTATCTTCCACATCGACAAATCACTCAAAGCGGCCTGCATCATCATCTTATCAATCTGCTCACCAAATCCCATATCAATAGCTTCTTCTAAAAAATCTGCCGGTGGCAACACTCCTCTTGTTGGATGGCGCCACCTTACCAATGCTTCAGCACTGATTATTTCGCGACTTTGCGCATCAAATTGAAGTTGATAATAGGGTATGAACTCTCGGCGATTAATGGCCGAAGCAATTTCTTCGCGCAAACTTATTTTATGTTGGTGCGATGAAAAAATCTTATCGGTAAATAGCTCAAAACGGCAACCACCAAGTTGTTTTGCTTGATACAATGCCATATCAGCATTCACTAGAATATCGCTTACATCAAGTTCCATTGTGGGTGAACTCAAGTAAACTAAGTCCGCACCTATACTTGCGCTAACGTCGCAACGCTGACCTTCAAACAAGATAGGCTGTGAAAGACTATCGACAAGCGTTTTTGAAAATGCTGATAACTTTTCTTTCCCAACGGCTTCACTCGACAAGATTACAAACTCGTCACCACCAATACGTGCCACAAAGTCGGTAGGTGCAAGACAGCTTCTAATCTTATCTGCAATACGTTCCAACACGTGATCGCCAGCCTTATGGCCCATCGTGTCATTAACCTGCTTAAATCGATCTAGATCAATATGTAATATTGCCAACTCAGAACTGTAATCTTTCTGACTACCCACCCGTCTTTGCAATTCTTCTTTCAGGTAACGCCTATTCGCTAACCCCGTGAGAGCATCATGCAGTGCATCATGGCCAATTTGTTCATAGGCAATTCTAATTTTTTGGTTCTGTGTGCTTAAATTTTTTACAAGTGCACGCATTTTTTGCTTCTGTTTTGCGCTGCGTAAATAATAATATGAACTGACCAAATGAGCCGGCCAAAATATGAAAATTGCCTCCATCAATAATAAGACCATAGCAATCGAATAGAACCAATTATTGATGGAATGAGCATAATCTGCGCGATGCTTCTCAGCCACTTTAAGTATTGTCTCCAGCCTATCATGTCGTGCATTTAGCCGCGCACCGACATCAGGGGACTGTGTAAATTTCGCAGTTTGG
This genomic interval carries:
- a CDS encoding LUD domain-containing protein gives rise to the protein MNDIRDSILGSLRTTLAQRASIETRKTMMENRLKNKPSGIIPKRGQLKAEERIELFVKMASDAQTVVTRVAKYTDIPKDVVTYLRAHNLPFSVCSGHDKRLAKAKWASEPNLEVEKRASDGGDLVGISHATSAIAESGTLLLTSGKDNPTTINFLADHHIVILNAKDIKGDLESALGKLKKNADGSTEMPRAINLITGPSRSGDIEQKLLLGAHGPRALKIVIVG
- a CDS encoding GGDEF domain-containing phosphodiesterase, which encodes MAKRYRFVRRLLAHSGANPKNLWKGYIFGLILLVGISSITFVTTRYNIFLFDKYAKASIVASQQSSISRAITHLSYSPEVFSGAISPSFVVRALSDYEQNHDEMIKLLQEYSPLERVFSTGIQSQIDEANSLKKHLLDYGENLLALAISNKYENQLDKANIVSQKSVVSQTAKFTQSPDVGARLNARHDRLETILKVAEKHRADYAHSINNWFYSIAMVLLLMEAIFIFWPAHLVSSYYYLRSAKQKQKMRALVKNLSTQNQKIRIAYEQIGHDALHDALTGLANRRYLKEELQRRVGSQKDYSSELAILHIDLDRFKQVNDTMGHKAGDHVLERIADKIRSCLAPTDFVARIGGDEFVILSSEAVGKEKLSAFSKTLVDSLSQPILFEGQRCDVSASIGADLVYLSSPTMELDVSDILVNADMALYQAKQLGGCRFELFTDKIFSSHQHKISLREEIASAINRREFIPYYQLQFDAQSREIISAEALVRWRHPTRGVLPPADFLEEAIDMGFGEQIDKMMMQAALSDLSMWKIDKNCPVKSVAINLNVSSIGNPNFISSIKKLKIPRGSLSFEITETVDINRDSTQIIENVEALKELGFDIEIDDFGTGHASILSLQYLKPKRLKIDREFIFPIVESEDQRNLVKSIIQLSRPFKVAVVAEGVESLKHADILADMGCDLLQGFAFCKPIPAFGVIAMLSKNRTEFSSGNRKASRRRA